A region from the Sorex araneus isolate mSorAra2 chromosome 6, mSorAra2.pri, whole genome shotgun sequence genome encodes:
- the CHST1 gene encoding carbohydrate sulfotransferase 1 gives MQCSWKAVLLLALASIAIQYTAIRTFTAKSFHGCPGLSEAGLAERLCEEGPTFPYNASRKTHILILATTRSGSSFVGQLFNQHLDVFYLFEPLYHVQNTLIPRLTQGKSPADRRVMLGASRDLLRSLYACDLYFLENYIRPPPANHTTDRIFRRGASRVLCSRPVCGAPGAADLVLEEGDCVRKCGQLNLTVAAQACRERSHVAIKTVRVPEVKDLRALVEDPRLNLKVIQLVRDPRGILASRSETFRDTYRLWRLWYGTGRKPYNLDVTQLTTVCEDFSNSVATGLTRPAWLKGKYMLVRYEDLARHPMQKTEEIYGFLGIPLDGHVARWIQNNTRGDPTLGKHKYGTVRNSAATAEKWRFRLSYDMVAFAQSACQRVLAQLGYKMASSEEELKNPAVSLVEERDFGPFS, from the coding sequence ATGCAATGTTCGTGGAAGGCCGTCCTTCTCCTCGCCCTGGCCTCCATCGCCATCCAGTACACGGCCATCCGCACCTTCACGGCCAAGTCCTTCCACGGCTGCCCGGGGCTCTCGGAGGCGGGGCTGGCCGAGCGGCTGTGCGAGGAGGGCCCCACCTTCCCCTACAACGCGTCGCGCAAGACGCACATCCTCATCCTGGCCACCACCCGCAGCGGCTCGTCCTTCGTGGGCCAGCTCTTCAACCAGCACCTGGACGTCTTCTACCTGTTCGAGCCCCTCTACCACGTGCAGAACACGCTCATCCCGCGCCTGACGCAGGGCAAGAGCCCGGCCGACCGGCGGGTGATGCTGGGCGCCAGCCGCGACCTGCTGCGCAGCCTGTACGCCTGTGACCTCTACTTCCTGGAGAACTACATTCGCCCGCCGCCCGCCAACCACACCACCGACCGCATCTTCCGGCGCGGTGCCAGCCGCGTGCTGTGCTCGCGGCCCGTGTGCGGCGCGCCCGGCGCCGCCGACCTGGTGCTGGAGGAGGGCGACTGCGTGCGCAAGTGCGGCCAGCTCAACCTCACGGTGGCCGCGCAGGCCTGCCGTGAGCGCAGCCACGTGGCCATCAAGACGGTGCGCGTGCCCGAGGTGAAGGACCTGCGCGCGCTGGTGGAGGACCCGCGCCTGAACCTCAAGGTCATCCAGCTGGTGCGCGACCCCCGCGGCATCCTGGCGTCGCGCAGCGAGACCTTCCGCGACACCTACCGCCTGTGGCGGCTGTGGTACGGCACGGGCCGCAAGCCCTACAACCTGGACGTGACGCAGCTCACCACCGTGTGCGAGGACTTCTCCAACTCGGTGGCCACGGGCCTCACGCGGCCCGCCTGGCTCAAGGGCAAGTACATGCTGGTGCGCTACGAGGACCTGGCGCGCCACCCCATGCAGAAGACCGAGGAGATCTACGGCTTCCTGGGCATCCCCCTGGATGGCCACGTGGCGCGCTGGATCCAGAACAACACGCGCGGCGACCCCACGCTGGGCAAGCACAAATACGGCACGGTGCGCAACTCGGCGGCCACGGCCGAGAAGTGGCGCTTCCGCCTCTCCTACGACATGGTGGCCTTTGCCCAGAGCGCCTGCCAGCGGGTGTTGGCCCAGCTGGGCTACAAGATGGCCAGCTCGGAGGAGGAGCTCAAGAACCCAGCCGTCAGCCTGGTGGAGGAGCGGGACTTTGGCCCATTCTCGTGA